In Eubalaena glacialis isolate mEubGla1 chromosome 12, mEubGla1.1.hap2.+ XY, whole genome shotgun sequence, a single window of DNA contains:
- the LOC133102417 gene encoding LOW QUALITY PROTEIN: cleavage stimulation factor subunit 2-like (The sequence of the model RefSeq protein was modified relative to this genomic sequence to represent the inferred CDS: inserted 2 bases in 2 codons; deleted 2 bases in 1 codon): MVGLTVRDPVVDRSLHWVFVGNIPYEATEQQLKDIFSEVGPVVSFRLVYDRETGKPKGCGFCEYQDQETALSAVRNLNGCEFSGRALRVDNAASKENKEELKSLGTGVPVIESPYGETIEDGLRMPLSPEDAPESISKAVASLPPEQMFELMKQMKLCVQNSPQEARNMLLQNPQLAYALLQAQVVMRTVDPEIPLKILRRQTNIPTLIAGNPQTVHSAGPGSGSNVSINQQNSQAPQAQSLSGMHVNGAPPLMQASLQAGVAAPGQIPATVTGPGPGSLAPGGGMQAQVGMPGSGPVSMEXGQVPMQDPRAAMQRGPLPANVPTPRGLLGNAPNDPCRGTFLSVTGEVEPRGYLGPPFQGLPMHHVPGPDSCGPPPHEMRGGPLAEPRPLTAEPRGPMLDQRGTPLDGRGGRDPRGIDARGMEARAMEARAVEVRGIEARSMDTRGPVPGPRGRILCGIXGLSPINMGAVGPQGSRHVAVMQGVSIQGGGQPGGFSPGQNQVTTQDHEKAALIMQVPQLTADQIAKLPPEQRQSILILKEQIQMPTGAP; the protein is encoded by the exons ATGGTGGGTTTGACTGTGAGAGACCCTGTGGTGGATCGTTCTCTACATTGGGTGTTTGTGGGGAACATTCCATATGAGGCTACTGAACAGCAATTAAAGGACATCTTTTCTGAGGTTGGAcctgttgttagtttcaggttggTATATGATAGGGAGACAGGAAAGCCAAAAGGTTGTGGCTTCTGTGAATACCAAGACCAGGAGACAGCACTTAGTGCCGTGCGAAACCTAAATGGGTGTGAATTCAGTGGGAGAGCACTTCGAGTGGACAATGCTgccagcaaagagaacaaagaagagcTGAAGAGCCTTGGCACTGGTGTCCCTGTCATTGAGTCACCTTATGGAGAGACCATC GAGGATGGTCTGAGGATGCCCCTGAGTCCTGAGGATGCCCCTGAGTCCATTAGCAAAGCAGTTGCCAGTCTTCCACCAGAACAGATGTTTGAGCTGATGAAACAAATGAAGCTCTGTGTCCAGAATAGTCCTCAGGAAGCACGGAACATGTTGCTTCAGAACCCTCAACTGGCTTATGCTTTGCTACAAGCCCAGGTAGTGATGAGAACTGTGGATCCAGAAATTCCCTTGAAAATTCTGCGTCGCCAGACAAATATCCCAACACTGATTGCAGGCAACCCTCAGACAGTCCACAGCGCTGGACCTGGCTCAGGATCCAATGTGTCGATAAACCAACAGAATTCTCAGGCCCCTCAGGCCCAGTCTTTGAGTGGAATGCATGTCAATGGCGCACCTCCTCTGATGCAAGCTTCTCTGCAGGCTGGAGTTGCAGCACCAGGGCAGATACCAGCGACCGTAACAGGACCTGGCCCTGGTTCCTTAGCGCCTGGAGGAGGAATGCAGGCCCAGGTTGGAATGCCAGGGAGTGGACCAGTGTCCATGG TGGGACAAGTGCCGATGCAAGACCCCAGAGCAGCTATGCAGCGTGGGCCCTTGCCTGCCAACGTCCCAACTCCTCGAGGTCTGTTGGGAAACGCTCCAAATGACCCATGCAGAGGCACTTTCCTTTCTGTAACTGGAGAGGTAGAGCCTAGAGGTTACCTGGGACCACCTTTTCAGGGTCTGCCCATGCACCATGTCCCTGGCCCTGACAGCTGCGGCCCACCCCCACATGAGATGAGAGGAGGGCCATTAGCTGAGCCCAGACCTCTAACGGCAGAGCCAAGAGGACCCATGCTAGATCAGAGGGGTACACCATTGGATGGCAGAGGTGGAAGAGATCCCCGAGGCATAGATGCACGAGGTATGGAGGCACGAGCCATGGAGGCCCGTGCAGTGGAAGTCAGAGGGATTGAGGCCAGAAGCATGGATACAAGGGGCCCAGTCCCAGGCCCTAGAGGCCGTATACTTTGTGGAA CAGGTCTCAGTCCAATTAACATGGGGGCAGTTGGCCCCCAGGGATCCAGACATGTCGCAGTCATGCAAGGAGTGAGCATTCAGGGTGGAGGCCAGCCTGGTGGCTTTAGTCCTGGCCAGAACCAAGTCACAACACAGGACCATGAGAAGGCTGCTTTGATCATGCAGGTTCCTCAACTAACTGCAGACCAGATTGCCAAGCTTCCTCCTGAGCAGAGGCAGAGtatcctgatcttaaaggaacaaATACAGATGCCTACTGGAGcgccttaa